The Desulfovibrio piger DNA segment GTCCATGCGGTCCAGACCTATCTCGTCGACGTCCATGCGCCGCAGGGCCTCGGCAGCCTGTTCCGCGGTGATGACGTCGTGGCCGCCCATCATGGCAAAATCCCGCACGCGACGCAAGAGGCGGTTGGCGATGCGCGGTGTGCCGCGGGAGCGGCGGCCTATCTCTTCCGCACCGTCAGGAGTGACGGCGATGCCGAGGATGTGCGCCGTGCGCAGCACCACCCGGGCCAGTTCGGCGGGCGTGTAGAACTCCAGCTGCGAAAGGATGCCGAAGCGCCCGCGCAAGGGCGCGGAAATCAGGCCCATACGCGTGGTGGCCCCTACCAGGGTGAACGGCTCCAGGTCGATCTTGACCGTGCGGGCCGCCGGGCCCTGCCCGATGACCAGATCCAGCTTGAAGTCTTCCATGGCCGGATACAGCACTTCCTCCACAGCGATGGGCATGCGGTGGATCTCGTCCACGAAGAGGATGTCGTTGCGGGACAGGTTGGTCAGGATGGCGGCCAGATCACCGCTGCGCTCCAGCACCGGGCCCGAGGTGCAGACCAGGTTGACGCCCAGCTCGGCAGCCATGATCTGGGCCAGGGTCGTCTTGCCCAGACCGGGGTTGCCGTAAAAGAGCGTATGGTCCAGCGCGCAGCCGCGTTCACGGGCAGCGCCCAGATACACGCGTAGATTGGCACGCAGTTCTTCCTGACCGATGAAATCATCCAGGCTGCGGGGCCGCACGCTCTCTTCCAGCGCGGCGGTGCTCAGACCGGGGTCTTCCGTGCCGGCTGCGGGTGCGGGCGTGTGCTGTTCCGCAGGGGCATCCCAGTCATCATTGCCGAAAAAACGGGCTGCGGGGGAAGGGGAGGATTTCTGTGCCATGATGTCCAGTCGGTCAGGATTTGCCCCCTGCACAGGCCGGGCCTG contains these protein-coding regions:
- the ruvB gene encoding Holliday junction branch migration DNA helicase RuvB; amino-acid sequence: MAQKSSPSPAARFFGNDDWDAPAEQHTPAPAAGTEDPGLSTAALEESVRPRSLDDFIGQEELRANLRVYLGAARERGCALDHTLFYGNPGLGKTTLAQIMAAELGVNLVCTSGPVLERSGDLAAILTNLSRNDILFVDEIHRMPIAVEEVLYPAMEDFKLDLVIGQGPAARTVKIDLEPFTLVGATTRMGLISAPLRGRFGILSQLEFYTPAELARVVLRTAHILGIAVTPDGAEEIGRRSRGTPRIANRLLRRVRDFAMMGGHDVITAEQAAEALRRMDVDEIGLDRMDRRLLEVMITHYDGGPVGLKTLAVACSEEVRTIEEIYEPYLIQCGLLKRTPRGRMVTAKAYRHLNLLLR